In Pleuronectes platessa chromosome 4, fPlePla1.1, whole genome shotgun sequence, the following proteins share a genomic window:
- the f2r gene encoding proteinase-activated receptor 1, translating into MLGEKHRSDGGDKQIISTRIQRMYSGAMVHLSAGLLLFVSLQSSVLALQNGSLPRTFSGHFVLVTYEPVDFIDLSASDGVGDDGGSGSGSEQEPVKGHGHHGSRHHPQKHYFVSEGVKRFLQGRLATSFIPTVYTLVFIISVPLNLAAVVMFVHQIRPRKPAVIYMLNLACADLLFGLLLPFKIAYHYHGNNWIYGSFMCGVVTAAFYCNMYCSVLLITCISIDRFLAVVYPMNSLTWRSPQTASAVCAAMWLLALGGVCPLLVSGQTVYLPDLDITTCHDVLDVEQLQAYYLYFFPIYSSVFFFIPLVFTVVCYVRIIQALAETNVENRSRKTRAVVMAAVVLVVFVVCFTPTNILLMVHYVQVSHSSSDDSYQAYLLSLCVGSLSCCLDPVLYYFGSSQCQKQMAAVLRCRRLAKVERSSETHSTRSSGRTDSSRLSKMESAETGLGSHYSRLVA; encoded by the exons ATGCTGGGTGAAAAACATCGAAGCGACGGTGGTGACAAACAGATCATTTCAACACGTATTCAGAGGATGTACAGTGGAGCCATGGTTCACCTGTCTGCTGGGCTGTTGCTATTTGTTTCTCTCCAGAGCTCAGTACTCGCCCTCCAGAATG GTTCCCTGCCTCGGACTTTCTCTGGGCACTTTGTCTTGGTCACCTATGAGCCCGTGGACTTTATTGACCTGTCGGCATCAGACGGCGTGGGGGACGACGGGGGGTCGGGCTCCGGATCGGAGCAGGAGCCGGTGAAAGGACACGGTCACCACGGCTCACGCCATCACCCACAGAAACACTATTTTGTCTCGGAGGGGGTCAAGCGTTTTCTCCAAGGTCGCCTGGCAACGAGCTTTATCCCGACCGTTTACaccctcgtcttcatcatcagTGTGCCCCTCAACCTCGCTGCTGTGGTGATGTTTGTGCATCAGATCCGTCCCAGGAAGCCGGCAGTGATCTACATGCTGAACCTGGCCTGCGCTGACCTGCTGTTCGGCCTGCTCCTTCCTTTCAAGATAGCCTACCATTACCATGGCAACAACTGGATCTATGGCTCCTTCATGTGCGGGGTTGTGACGGCCGCCTTCTACTGCAACATGTACTGCTCTGTCCTGCTCATCACGTGCATCAGCATCGACCGCTTCCTGGCTGTGGTCTACCCCATGAACTCCCTGACCTGGCGCAGCCCTCAGACGGCCTCGGCTGTGTGCGCCGCCATGTGGCTGTTGGCCCTCGGGGGggtctgccctctgctggtctcaGGACAGACCGTCTATTTGCCAGACCTGGACATCACCACCTGCCACGATGTGCTGGATGTGGAACAACTACAAGCTTACTATCTGTACTTCTTCCCCATCTACTCTTCGgttttcttcttcatccctctcGTCTTCACCGTCGTCTGTTACGTCCGGATCATCCAGGCTCTGGCGGAGACCAACGTGGAGAACCGCTCCAGGAAGACTCGGGCTGTGGTGATGGCGGCGGTTGTGCTGGTGGTGTTTGTGGTCTGCTTCACTCCCACCAACATCCTCTTGATGGTCCACTACGTTCAAGTGTCCCACAGCTCCAGTGACGACTCCTACCAGGCCTACCTGCTCTCCTTGTGCGTGGGCAGCCTCAGCTGCTGTCTGGATCCAGTCCTCTATTACTTCGGCTCCTCTCAGTGCCAGAAGCAGATGGCTGCTGTGCTCAGATGTAGGCGACTGGCGAAGGTGGAGCGCAGCTCAGAGACGCACAGCACAAGAAGCAGTGGGcggacagacagcagcaggttAAGCAAGATGGAGAGCGCTGAAACGGGCCTGGGCAGCCACTACAGCCGGCTGGTGGCTTAG